A single window of Granulicella mallensis MP5ACTX8 DNA harbors:
- a CDS encoding glycoside hydrolase: MRYQITAFILFAAIAGSRALPAQQGKSSDVGIAQTPPMGWNSWDSYGLTINEAQFRSNVQVQTAKLKPFGWNYSIIDEGWFLRNPQDRPHPELLQFELDAFGRYIPVPARFPSALDAQGRNEGFAAMGRWVHAQGLKFGIHIVRGIPRESVRQNLPVEGSAFHAIDVADQTDACPWDPTNWGVKDNAAGQAWYDSLLHQYAAWGVDFLKVDCIADHPYRISEIRQIQLAIEHSGRPILLSLSPGPTDLSHAAEIGSLAQMWRISNDIWDVWKSDRPFPRTVDSQFALAAAWAPYAQPGNWPDADMLPFGELRPKPDVGPGPRKTRLTIDEQQTMLTLWAMARSPLMLGANLTMLDAETLQLVTNRDVLQIDQKALASREILQEGDMVAWTADLGNREHVLAIFNRGDVPLHVTKDLASFGLVVRTWKARDVWQRKTVTPIHSVDQMIAPHGCVLLMLQP, translated from the coding sequence ATGAGATACCAGATAACCGCCTTCATTTTATTTGCAGCTATCGCTGGATCAAGGGCTCTGCCTGCCCAACAGGGAAAGAGTTCGGACGTTGGCATAGCGCAAACACCCCCCATGGGCTGGAATAGTTGGGATTCCTATGGACTCACCATCAACGAAGCTCAGTTTCGCTCCAATGTGCAGGTTCAAACAGCAAAGCTGAAGCCCTTTGGATGGAATTATTCGATCATCGACGAAGGATGGTTTCTTCGCAATCCGCAGGACCGCCCGCATCCGGAACTGCTTCAGTTTGAACTCGATGCTTTTGGACGTTACATCCCAGTACCCGCGAGATTCCCTTCCGCCCTGGATGCCCAGGGTCGGAATGAAGGATTCGCCGCGATGGGCCGCTGGGTACACGCACAGGGATTGAAGTTCGGCATTCATATCGTGCGCGGCATTCCACGGGAGAGCGTACGGCAGAACCTGCCGGTAGAAGGTTCTGCGTTTCATGCGATCGATGTTGCCGACCAGACCGATGCCTGTCCCTGGGATCCGACCAACTGGGGCGTAAAGGACAATGCAGCCGGACAAGCCTGGTACGACTCTTTGCTACATCAATACGCTGCATGGGGTGTCGATTTCCTGAAGGTCGATTGCATCGCGGACCACCCTTACAGGATCAGCGAGATTCGCCAGATACAACTCGCGATCGAACACAGTGGCCGGCCAATCCTCCTTAGCCTGTCTCCGGGACCGACGGATCTAAGCCATGCAGCAGAGATTGGTTCGCTGGCCCAGATGTGGCGAATCTCCAATGACATCTGGGATGTGTGGAAGAGCGACAGACCCTTTCCACGCACGGTGGATAGCCAGTTCGCGCTGGCTGCGGCGTGGGCTCCCTATGCGCAGCCGGGAAACTGGCCGGATGCCGACATGCTCCCTTTCGGCGAGTTGCGCCCCAAGCCGGACGTAGGACCGGGACCCCGTAAGACCAGGCTGACGATCGATGAGCAGCAGACGATGCTAACCCTCTGGGCCATGGCACGCAGTCCGCTCATGCTTGGGGCTAACCTGACGATGCTCGATGCCGAGACACTTCAACTCGTTACAAATCGTGATGTTCTTCAGATCGATCAAAAGGCACTTGCGAGCCGCGAGATTCTTCAAGAGGGCGACATGGTCGCGTGGACGGCGGATCTCGGAAACAGAGAACATGTTCTGGCAATCTTCAATCGAGGCGACGTCCCTCTCCATGTAACGAAAGATCTGGCCAGCTTCGGGCTTGTCGTACGGACATGGAAGGCACGTGACGTATGGCAGAGGAAGACGGTGACACCTATCCATTCCGTGGACCAGATGATCGCTCCTCACGGATGTGTGCTCCTGATGCTGCAGCCATAA
- a CDS encoding MGH1-like glycoside hydrolase domain-containing protein: MPDRKIRAIVAALGLALGAGSVAAQLPGVKEPALPRQRLAEENFGNDAPWFLQNIPFLEIDDPAIQQIYYYRWKLFRSHVREIGAQGTTVLEFLDDVPWARHPYTDLNDSASFHLMEGRWLRDPAIVDNLIDHLYSGGGNDRHFSESIAAATESTTFVTGDPAPALRHLDTMQYIYNEWDDHFDRARNLYWIEPLLDATEYTISSIDASGAGFTEKPSTDQNHNGFTGGFAFRPSINSYQYANALAIARLAVLAGRNDVSADYTRRAEKIQTAVLDQLWNTQLQHFTDRYQRSTPTVSAGEFIRGRELVGYVPWLYELPPKDVSSIGKYVVAWQHALASNELGGPHGLRTVEPSYPRYLAQYRYDQPTGQPECQWNGPSWPLQTSQALTALANLLDDYQQSSITKADYLRLLRQYTQQHFLSPGHPDIQEDYNPDTGTPIVGLQRSHHYNHSTYIDLILSGLIGIRPRADNTLEIAPLLPTENTRGEPPIRYFGLQHLAYHGHDVGIFYDLDGYHYGIGTGLSIYVDGKRSYGPKPLVPVKITLPPTRLKTSALSPQVDLFVNPGVPDGPIATASSSITPSAIGQALDGRLWFFPENPNGWTPAPENTGQPSWYSIDLRQNRTVGLVKLYFFSDGKQYQVPSRFQLQALTPSGWKDIPGQQHSPRQPLANGENDITFPVITTQNLRVVISNPSTPATFRLIEIEGFAPEVNQDRFSAEHQR; the protein is encoded by the coding sequence TTGCCTGACAGAAAAATACGAGCGATCGTCGCAGCACTGGGTCTTGCACTTGGAGCCGGAAGTGTTGCGGCACAGTTACCAGGGGTGAAAGAGCCTGCTCTTCCTCGCCAAAGGCTTGCAGAAGAGAACTTCGGTAACGATGCTCCGTGGTTCCTGCAGAACATTCCCTTTCTCGAGATCGACGATCCTGCGATTCAGCAGATCTACTACTATCGCTGGAAGCTCTTTCGTTCTCACGTCCGGGAGATCGGCGCACAAGGCACAACGGTGCTGGAGTTTCTGGACGATGTCCCCTGGGCACGGCATCCCTACACGGATCTGAACGACTCCGCATCTTTTCATCTCATGGAAGGACGTTGGCTGCGTGATCCCGCAATTGTCGATAACCTGATCGATCATCTGTACAGCGGTGGCGGCAATGACCGCCACTTTTCAGAGTCCATTGCAGCCGCAACGGAGAGCACCACCTTCGTGACCGGTGACCCTGCACCAGCACTGCGGCATCTCGACACCATGCAGTACATCTATAACGAGTGGGACGATCACTTCGACCGGGCACGCAATCTGTACTGGATCGAACCTCTGCTGGATGCGACGGAGTACACGATCTCTTCCATCGACGCCTCGGGTGCGGGCTTCACCGAGAAACCCAGTACCGACCAGAACCACAATGGATTTACCGGAGGTTTTGCCTTTCGGCCTTCGATCAATAGCTATCAGTATGCCAATGCCCTGGCTATTGCGAGACTCGCAGTCCTGGCCGGAAGGAATGACGTCTCCGCAGACTACACCCGACGCGCGGAGAAGATTCAAACCGCGGTACTCGATCAGCTTTGGAATACCCAACTCCAGCACTTCACCGATCGATATCAACGGTCGACTCCCACTGTCAGCGCTGGAGAGTTTATTCGTGGGCGAGAGCTTGTCGGCTATGTCCCGTGGCTCTATGAGCTCCCTCCAAAGGACGTATCCAGCATAGGAAAATACGTAGTCGCATGGCAGCACGCGCTCGCTTCCAATGAGCTTGGAGGACCGCACGGGCTTCGTACCGTCGAGCCGAGTTATCCTCGTTACCTTGCGCAATATCGATACGATCAGCCTACAGGCCAACCAGAGTGCCAATGGAATGGACCTTCGTGGCCCTTGCAGACCTCGCAGGCACTCACGGCGCTCGCCAACCTTCTGGACGACTATCAGCAGTCAAGCATCACCAAAGCTGATTATCTGCGGCTCCTGCGGCAGTACACGCAGCAGCATTTCTTATCTCCGGGACACCCGGATATTCAGGAAGACTACAACCCGGATACGGGCACGCCGATTGTAGGATTGCAGCGTTCACATCATTACAATCACTCGACCTACATCGATCTGATCCTGAGTGGGCTGATAGGTATTCGCCCCCGTGCGGACAACACGCTTGAGATCGCCCCTCTGCTCCCTACCGAAAACACCCGAGGGGAACCGCCGATACGTTACTTTGGCCTGCAGCATCTTGCGTATCACGGTCACGACGTGGGCATCTTCTACGACCTTGACGGCTACCACTATGGGATCGGCACTGGGCTTTCTATCTATGTGGATGGCAAACGCAGCTATGGTCCGAAACCGCTTGTTCCCGTGAAGATCACGCTTCCACCTACCAGGCTAAAAACCTCAGCCCTTTCACCGCAGGTGGATCTCTTCGTCAACCCTGGCGTTCCCGATGGCCCGATCGCAACGGCCTCTTCGAGCATCACGCCGTCTGCTATAGGACAGGCCCTCGATGGCAGACTATGGTTCTTCCCGGAAAACCCAAACGGCTGGACACCTGCACCAGAGAACACTGGACAGCCTAGCTGGTACTCCATCGATCTTCGACAGAACCGAACTGTCGGCTTAGTAAAGCTATATTTCTTCTCGGATGGAAAGCAGTATCAAGTCCCTTCGAGATTTCAATTACAGGCTCTTACTCCAAGCGGTTGGAAGGATATTCCGGGTCAACAGCATTCCCCACGGCAACCACTAGCCAATGGGGAGAATGACATTACATTTCCGGTCATCACGACACAGAATCTGCGCGTTGTGATTAGTAATCCAAGTACTCCTGCAACATTCCGCCTCATCGAGATCGAGGGTTTTGCTCCCGAGGTGAATCAAGACCGCTTTAGCGCTGAACACCAAAGGTAA
- a CDS encoding aldose epimerase family protein, with amino-acid sequence MQLKSTVLIGTAVLLAGSIAHAGVNKTSWGRTADGKPVEIFTLSDRDLTVRITTFGARVVSIEAPDRSGKKADVVLGYDKVSQYEADKSTYFGAIVGRYGNRIAKGTFTINGETFHVPLNDKANALHGGPIGFDHKVWTGQEIPNGVEMTLVSPDGDMGFPGTLTAHVRYTVEGESLHIDYSATTTKPTVFNLTNHSYFNLAGDGKGTILDEVLTIPADRYTPVDAGLIPTSELAPVAQTPFDFRTATAIGRRIDATNEQLKRAGGYDHNFVLNGKIGELHLAAHAYDPSSGRTLTIRTTEPGVQFYSGNFLDGTKTGKFGVAYSKHAGFCLETQHFPDSPNEPKFPSTLLKPGQTMHSETVFTFGVQR; translated from the coding sequence ATGCAGTTGAAGAGCACGGTACTCATAGGCACAGCAGTTCTGTTGGCAGGCTCCATTGCACACGCTGGAGTGAACAAGACAAGCTGGGGCAGGACTGCGGACGGCAAGCCGGTCGAGATCTTCACGCTCAGCGATCGTGACCTTACAGTGCGCATCACGACCTTCGGCGCGCGTGTCGTCAGCATCGAAGCTCCGGATCGTAGTGGGAAGAAGGCCGATGTTGTTCTGGGCTACGACAAGGTATCTCAGTATGAGGCGGACAAGAGCACTTACTTCGGGGCTATTGTCGGACGCTATGGCAACCGTATCGCGAAGGGGACGTTTACGATCAACGGCGAAACGTTCCATGTTCCTTTGAACGATAAGGCCAATGCATTGCACGGTGGGCCTATCGGCTTCGACCACAAGGTGTGGACAGGGCAGGAAATCCCCAACGGCGTAGAGATGACGCTGGTCAGTCCCGACGGCGATATGGGCTTTCCTGGCACGCTTACGGCTCATGTGCGCTATACCGTCGAGGGAGAGTCGCTGCACATCGACTACAGTGCCACGACGACCAAGCCGACGGTGTTTAACCTTACAAATCACAGTTACTTCAATCTGGCTGGCGATGGAAAGGGAACCATCCTCGATGAGGTCCTGACGATACCTGCCGATCGTTATACGCCTGTCGATGCGGGACTGATTCCTACCTCCGAGCTGGCTCCGGTAGCGCAGACGCCCTTCGACTTTCGCACAGCAACGGCCATTGGCCGCCGCATCGATGCGACGAATGAGCAACTGAAGCGGGCAGGCGGCTATGACCACAACTTTGTCTTGAACGGTAAGATTGGTGAATTACATCTTGCAGCGCATGCGTATGATCCATCCAGCGGACGTACCCTCACGATCAGGACTACCGAGCCAGGAGTGCAGTTCTACTCAGGCAACTTTCTGGATGGAACAAAGACCGGGAAGTTTGGCGTAGCTTATTCGAAGCATGCCGGCTTCTGCCTGGAGACGCAACACTTTCCCGACTCACCCAATGAACCGAAATTCCCATCGACACTCTTGAAGCCCGGCCAGACAATGCACTCTGAAACGGTGTTTACCTTTGGTGTTCAGCGCTAA
- a CDS encoding L-ribulose-5-phosphate 4-epimerase, which produces MLLKQLREEVLEANLELVRRGLVLYTFGNASGVDREQGLVVIKPSGVDYDVLKPEHMVVTDLHGKIVEGTLRPSSDLDTHTLLYREFEQIGAVVHTHSEFATSFAQAGLPIPAFGTTHADYFYGPVPVTAPLSDAAIGGRYVHETGLAIVARFRGLDGSSPVDPLAVPACLVAGHAPFVWGKTAHDAAHNAVVLEAVARMAYRTIGLKANAGEVSQGLLDRHYFRKHGKDATYGQGNPS; this is translated from the coding sequence ATGTTACTGAAGCAATTGCGCGAAGAGGTGTTGGAAGCAAACCTGGAGTTGGTGCGGCGCGGCCTTGTGCTGTACACCTTTGGCAATGCCTCCGGGGTGGATCGTGAGCAGGGATTAGTCGTGATCAAGCCTTCGGGGGTTGACTATGATGTGCTGAAGCCGGAACACATGGTCGTTACAGATCTTCATGGCAAGATCGTCGAGGGAACACTGCGTCCTTCGTCGGACCTTGATACGCATACGCTGCTGTATCGGGAGTTCGAGCAGATTGGCGCCGTGGTGCATACGCACTCGGAGTTTGCTACGAGCTTTGCGCAAGCCGGCTTGCCGATCCCGGCGTTCGGCACGACCCACGCGGATTATTTCTACGGCCCTGTTCCAGTTACTGCGCCGCTGTCGGACGCTGCGATTGGCGGCCGTTATGTGCATGAAACGGGGCTGGCGATTGTGGCTCGTTTTCGGGGCTTGGACGGTTCATCGCCGGTCGACCCACTGGCCGTGCCTGCTTGCCTGGTTGCGGGGCACGCCCCGTTTGTCTGGGGAAAGACAGCGCATGATGCCGCGCATAATGCCGTGGTGCTGGAGGCTGTGGCGCGTATGGCCTATCGCACAATAGGCCTCAAGGCGAATGCTGGAGAGGTTTCGCAGGGGTTGCTGGATCGTCATTACTTCCGTAAGCACGGAAAAGATGCGACGTATGGACAGGGAAATCCTTCGTAG
- the araA gene encoding L-arabinose isomerase, translating to MEKFKGLEVWFVTGSQHLYGPETLAQVAKNSQHIAASLDAEASIPFKIVFKPVLTTPEQIRALCREANNQNNCIGLVLWMHTFSPAKMWIAGLNSLTKPFLHLHTQFNRELPWSSIDMDFMNLNQAAHGDREFGFITARMRLARKVVVGFWQDPETIAEVAAWTRAAVGWHESQNLKVARFGDNMRDVAVTEGNKVSAEIQLGYSVSAYGVGDLVARVDQITDAETNKLIAEYREQYSIAKQHDRPEALRVAAKIELGLRAFLEEGGFGAFTDNFQDLHGLGQLPGIAVQRLMADGYGFGGEGDWKTAALVRTMKVMAQGLLGGTSFMEDYTYDFSGTPKILGSHMLEVCPSIAEEKPSLEVHPLGIGGKADPVRLVFTAPSGPAVVASLIDLGDCFRLIVNEVDVIQPEQSLPNLPVARAVWLPKPNLKVAAAAWIYAGGAHHTGFSQALTMEHMEDFAEIAGVELIVIDAETRLREFRRQLR from the coding sequence ATGGAAAAGTTCAAAGGTTTGGAAGTTTGGTTTGTGACCGGAAGTCAGCATCTCTACGGTCCAGAAACCCTGGCTCAAGTAGCTAAAAATTCGCAGCATATCGCTGCCTCTCTGGATGCGGAAGCCTCTATTCCTTTCAAGATCGTCTTCAAGCCTGTGCTGACGACGCCGGAACAGATTCGTGCTTTGTGCCGTGAGGCAAATAACCAGAACAATTGCATCGGACTTGTGCTCTGGATGCATACCTTCTCACCTGCAAAGATGTGGATCGCAGGCCTCAACTCACTTACAAAGCCGTTCCTGCATCTGCATACGCAGTTCAATCGCGAGCTGCCGTGGTCGTCCATCGACATGGACTTCATGAACCTGAACCAGGCCGCGCACGGCGATCGTGAGTTCGGTTTCATTACGGCACGGATGCGATTGGCACGGAAGGTTGTAGTTGGTTTTTGGCAAGATCCCGAGACGATTGCCGAGGTCGCTGCCTGGACGCGTGCGGCGGTGGGCTGGCATGAGTCGCAGAACCTCAAGGTTGCACGTTTCGGCGACAACATGCGCGATGTTGCGGTGACAGAGGGTAACAAGGTTTCGGCGGAGATCCAACTCGGATATAGCGTAAGCGCCTATGGTGTAGGCGATCTCGTTGCGCGGGTAGATCAGATCACTGATGCCGAGACAAACAAGCTGATTGCGGAGTACCGCGAACAGTATTCGATTGCCAAACAACATGATCGTCCAGAGGCGCTTCGCGTTGCTGCGAAGATTGAACTGGGGCTTCGTGCCTTCCTGGAAGAAGGTGGCTTTGGTGCCTTCACTGACAACTTCCAGGACCTTCATGGGCTCGGACAGCTTCCTGGGATTGCTGTGCAGCGCCTGATGGCCGATGGCTATGGGTTTGGCGGTGAAGGAGATTGGAAGACGGCAGCCTTGGTTCGCACGATGAAGGTGATGGCTCAGGGACTGCTGGGTGGAACCTCCTTCATGGAGGACTACACCTATGACTTCAGCGGAACACCGAAGATTCTCGGTTCGCACATGCTTGAGGTCTGCCCGTCGATTGCAGAGGAGAAGCCTTCGCTCGAAGTCCATCCTCTCGGCATTGGCGGAAAGGCTGATCCAGTGAGGTTGGTCTTCACGGCTCCGAGCGGCCCGGCCGTCGTTGCTTCGTTGATTGACCTGGGAGACTGCTTCCGTCTCATCGTGAATGAAGTCGATGTGATCCAGCCGGAACAGTCTCTGCCAAATCTGCCGGTGGCACGTGCGGTATGGCTGCCGAAACCGAATCTGAAGGTTGCTGCGGCTGCCTGGATCTATGCAGGCGGAGCGCATCATACGGGTTTCAGCCAGGCCTTGACGATGGAACACATGGAAGACTTTGCTGAGATAGCGGGTGTTGAGCTTATTGTGATCGATGCGGAGACACGCCTTCGTGAGTTTCGCCGTCAGCTTCGATAA